The Ancylothrix sp. D3o genomic sequence CAATGCCAACCATCACCAGCGCCGATATTCCCGACAGCATTGGTGTAAGAATTGACCCTTGGATACCCAACACCGGCAACTTTCAAGAACTCTTCCGCGCCCTTATTTCCCACCCCACACCCGCCGCAATTGCTATTAACTTGCAACCCACTTCCCTCAATCGAAACGAAGCCCTTTATCTTGCCGAACAAGCCCGTTTATATGCCAATATTGCCACAATAACCCGCAGCGAAGGCTCACAAAATCGCATTATTTCCAGCAACATTAGCTATCAAGAAAAACTTGTGGAAGCCGAACTCGCCTCTCAAGCTTGGACACGCTTACAAACAAGCTGGCAAACCGGCTTTGAAATGACCGTCAGCTTAATCTCTGAAACTGACTTACCCCAATCAGTAATCAGCGCCTTTCAAAGCGCCATAGATGGCAAAATTGAGCGAGAAAATCAGCCGCGTGGGACGGGAATTATTATCCTCACTCAAAGCGAAGCTCAAAAAATGGCAGTGCTACAAAATTGGGCTGATCTAACTTTTAATAAATGGGCAAATAACTATGAATTAGACCGGCTTCCCTGGCTATTTAGCCCCGAAGAAGTGCATAGTTTATTTCGGCTTCCAATTGCTGATAGAAACGGCGTTTGGGGTTTACCATCTGCTGCCGGTGCCACCGATGCCAGACGGCCTCAAAAAATCAGTGAAACCGAACCAGAAATCTCTATTGGTTCATTACATTTAACCAAAAAACAACTCACTCAGCACTTATTAATTAGCGGCGTTCCGGGTAGTGGTAAAACCAATACTTCTCTTTATTTATTAAACACTTTATGGCAACAACATGGCATTCCTTGGATGGTTTTAGAGCCGGCCAAAACCGAATATCGCGGCCTCAAAACCGTTCCTGCTTTTAAAAATGACCTGCTAATTTTTACTTTGGGAGACGAAAGAATTGCCCCTTTTAGATTTAACCCTTTTGAAGTGCCAAAAGGCATAAATTTAGACAGCCATCAAGGAGCTTTGCTAGACTTATTTTCTGTCTCCATGAGTATGTGGGGACCCCTGCCAAATGTCGTCGAACAATTAATTCAAGAAGCTTACAAACGTAAAGGTTTTACAATTTTAGGAGATAACAGCCAACTTACACCGCCTCGCTTTTCTGATCTGGCATCTTTGATTTCTGAAATTGTGCCGAAATTAGGCTACAAAAAAGAAACCACTGATGACATAACGGCTGCTATTTCTGTGCGACTTAACAAATTTTGTCGCGGTGCTTTGGGGCGGATGCTCAACACTACAGAATCGATTTCTTTTGATGAATTGATGCAAAAGCCGGTGGTTTTAGAAATGAGCCAAATTACTAATAGCGACGACCGGGCTTTTATTATGGGTTTAATTCTCAATCGTTGTTATCAATATTGGATGACAAGACGACATGAAGCCACCGGCGAACTCAAACATTTAATGTTAATAGAAGAAGCCCATAACCTCTTAGCAAATGCTTCTGAATTTACAAATCAAGAACAAGCAAATCCCAAAGGAAAAGCAGTAAAAAACTTTGCTAATATGTTAGCAGAAGTGCGAGGCTTTGGTCAAGGAATTGCTATCGCTGAACAAAATCCATCTGGGTTAGTTCCTGATATTATGGTCAACACAAATATCAAAATAGCTCATCGCATTGTAGAGGCAAAAAATCGGGAAGCTTTGGGGCGTTCGATGTTGCTAACTCCCCAGCAAGAAAAATCTCTAGCGGCTCTAGGAACCGGCCAAATGCTGTATTATATTGGCGGTCAACCTGAACCCAGCCTCACCAGCAGTCCCAATTTTAAAGATCACCCCAATAACAAGTTTAATCCCCGTCTGCAAGATGAAGAAATTAGGCAATTTTTCCAGCAAGAATTTATGGCAAAACAGCCGACAATTTATGCTCCTCCTGCCGGTTGTCCAGCCGATGAAGAATCAGCTTTTTGTATCGAACAAGGCGCAGACTTGGTAAAAGCTTTGTGGGAAGAACCGCAATATAAATCTATCAAATCAAGCTTGATTTTACAACTTTTGGCGGCTCCTTTTGGATTGTCGGTGATGGAGATATTACGGCCAATTTTGGGTAAAATTTTAATAGAACGGGGAGCTAATCATCTCAATGCAGAACAAGTGGAAAATATCCTTAAAAGTGCGATTTCGTTTTTAGCTTTGGAAGCGGTACAAGAAAAAGCAAAAGTGCATGGATGGTTGGGCCGGCAAACTCAACACGCTCACCGGCTTTTGGTGAATGCAATTTTTAATTCCACGCCTGAAAATACGGGCAGGTGGGTGAATCTTTGCCGAATTCCTAATCATTTGTTAGACTTAGGATTACCGCATCCAGAGTATGCTAAATGTGAGGCTCCGGGGGTGTTTCGGTATGAAAATAAAATCATGCTGGCCGGTGATCGTAGCTTTTTTAAAAAGGCCATGAACGATAAGGCAAATACCCCGGATCTTGCTTTGAAAAAATGGGTAGCTACAGCCCCAGTTTTTCCTTATTTGAGTGAGCCTTTGCAACGTTCTTTGTTAACTTGTTTAGCAATTCAGTTAACTGAAAATAAACCTAGCCAACACTTAAAGGCTTTTCTGTCTTGATTGGTCGCTAATTTATCCAAATTTAATTAGGAGAAAAACTCATGTCTATGGAAAGCTTTCCCAAACCGAAAAAAACGCCAGAACAAAACCCAACGACAGCCGAAGGAAGTCCGGGGGAACCCAAACCACCAGCCGCAGTAGAGCCAAACATTGACGATTCTATCCAGCAAAATGAAGAGCAAGGAATTGGGGAAAACGGCGCTTCTCCCATTGCAAATGATACCGGAGATTCGAGAATAAGATACACAGATCAGCCTGGAGACTTCACCCCAGAATTATTTGAGGAGATGAGAAACGAATATGGAGGCACCGGCAATCAATCTGAGTCACATTCTCCTAGTGAGCAAAACTATGATGATTTGGCTTCAATTTATGGCAGTGATGGTAATAGATATGATGAGGGTAGCTATGATGCCGGTGAGGATACAAGTGAGACCGGCAGTAATTTTTAAAGCTAGATAAAAAGCCGATTTTTTTATTGAAATAAGAGGAATGACTGGGATATTTTGAGCATTAAATTAATCATTCATTCCTTATCTATTCACAATCAAGATTCACAAATCCGCCTGTCGGTTTATATCGAAAGGTGGATGAGTTTATTTTCGAGGTTTGTTAAACTCAAAAACAATAACAATAGAACGCTCTTAAAAATTATGGCTTCCTCAACAAAACTCAAAGGTTTAGAGTTAATTGATTGTGCAAAAGCAAATGCCGCACAGGGAATACAAGCCGCCGCCGAATTATGCGGATATGGAGATGATTTGAATACGTTTAAGGGTGAATTAAAGCACGCTTGCGATAATATTGGTGTGCAAATTCACGAGTTAAGTGATTTAATTACAGATCAACAAGCGGTGATCCAAAGAGGCGGAATTGAAGTGGCGCCGGATACGCCATCTGAGCTTTAATTTGTGAAGGTAGCGGCTGGCAATCTCCAGTGGAGCAGGCGTCCCGCCTGCGATTGCTACATCAAAAGCAGGCGAGACGCCTGCTCCACTCGGAGTCTTCATCTGCGGTTAAAAATGACCCATAACTAAGAACGATTGAGCATTTTATCTAACACATTGTGGGTAATTTGTTGAGCAGCCAAATTAAGGCGAGAGGTGCGTAATTGGGGGGCATTAAAATCATCCAATCCCCAACTCCATTGTATAGTGCCGGTGGCAAAAACAATAGCTCCTGAATCAGCGGTATAAAGGGTGGTGTTGCTGTATCTTGTACCGCCTTTATGTGGGTAGGGAGAATGGCAAACGCGAATCAAATTTTTAGGAGCATTTCCATAGATTCTGTCAACTTCATAACCTAAAAGTCCGGCAAGTTTATCGCCTTTTTTGAGGCCGGTATTTGCTAATAGCCATTCGGGTGCATCATCAAGGGTGATATCTGCATCAACTGGGAAGGTTTCATACATAACTCCAATGAGGGCATCTTCGGGCCGGTTGAGGGGTTCCTTTCGCCAAAGGGTGGTGATTCTTTTTTCGCTAAATTCGTCTTGAACTCGCCAAAATGGGTCATTTGGAGCCATTTCTTTATAGCTGACAATAGTGCGGTTACTCTCGCCGGTGATGCGGCTAGGTTCGAGGCGTATTTGCCAGAAACAAGTATTAGCAGAAAAAAAGCCTAAATTAATTCCTTGATCTCTGGCATTTTCGATGTTTTCTCGCATATCATAGGACCAATATTCATCGTGTCCAACAGATAGAAAAACTTTGTGTTTTAAGAGCAATCTTTTATTAAAATGGGTGTCGATGTTGGTGCAGTAAGTTACATCATAGCCTTCTTTTTCCAGCCAGCGCACCATGTTGTATTCCCAACCGGCACTTGAGACTTTATTTGCCGGTTGCAAATTGGTTAAAAATTCCCCCGCACCGACACCATAGGCTGCTTTATAATTAGGGCTTGCAGCGTAGGGCCGGTTGAAGGAAACTTTATAAGCTTGTTTCACGGTACTATTCCAGCGATAAAGCGATTTTTCGCCCCAATTGTTATAAGCTTGAAAGGTGGTAACACTGGATTGAAATAAAATATCTGAGGGGCGAAAATTGTCACGAACAACAAACATGATATAGCTTTGTTTGTTGGATTTGTTGCCGGTGAGTTTAGCTAAATAAACGCCGCTTACCCAATCATCAGGAATGGTTAAAATATAAGGGTTTTTCCAGTCACATTCAATTAAGGCTGAGCCTTCATCTTCGAGGGGTGGCGGTTGTTGAATGCCGGTGAGGTTTATGGGTTGGGTGATGAGCCGGCCTCCATCGCCATTATACCAGCCCATACGGAATATTTCCAGGGTATAATTAGGGTCTTTGGTGTTAACAAATAGTTGAATTTCTTTGCCAATATTGACGCTGGTGAGGTTGGCGTAACCTTCAATTTCGTGGTTGATGGCGGGGTTGGTGAGTTGCCATTCTTTGGTGCCGGCTTTTTGGTTTTCTAGGATTATGGGGTTGTTGGGTTTTGGTTGGGTATAGGCGGGAATTTTGGAGAGGAAGGGGGTTGTTAGTCCGAAAAGGAAGGATTTTAGGAAGGTGCGGCGAGAGGGGATCATAGAAAATTTTACTTAAATTTATGAGAGTGGGTTGGGCGGGAAAACGAAACCCAACCGACACTATTTAACCACACCGGCACACCTTCACACTCATATCACTACTCGCACTCACCAAGGTTTTCCCATCAGGACTAAACGCAACTTTTGACACTTTTTCTGTATGTTCATCTAAAATTTGTAGCAACGCGCCGGTGTACATTTCCCAAAGTTTTACAGTATGATCACTACTCCCCGTCGCTATAATTTCTCCATCAGGACTAATAGCAATTGAATGAACTGCCGAGGGATGACCTTCTAATTTTCGCAACAATTGGCCGGTGGGTAAATACCAAACTTTCACCTTTCCATCTTCCCCGCCAGTTACTAAATTGTTGCCATCCGAACTTATCGCCACTGCATAAACTTTTGCCGGTTCTTTAATTGTATGAAAAACCTCTCCCGAAGGAAGCCGGCGTAACTGAATTAAACCCTCTTCTTCTATTTCATCTTCTGCACTTGATGCCATTCCTGCCGTGACTAAAATATCGCCTTTAGGACTAATGGCCACCGCGTAAATGACATCCGGCCCTAAATCATTTAATAATTCCGCTTTCGGCAGTTTCCAAATTTGAATTGAGCCGGTTTCATCCACCGGATCTTCCCCCGCACTTACCATGATTTTACCATCAGCGCTAATCGTCACACAAGAAGCCCAAAAAGATGTTTCTAGGGTGCGAGTTTTTTCTTGAGTGCGTAAATTCCACAGTTCAATATTCGCATTAGCAACAGCTAATAATTCTCCATCGGGGTGAATAGCAAGATCCGCAATTGCCATCGCCTCAGAATCAATATCAAAATTATGTAATTCTGTCCCGTTTTCCAAATTCCAAAGTTTAATTTCTTT encodes the following:
- a CDS encoding ATP-binding protein, translating into MVLALTKWETSSAPAVAIEPTEQQTIAVFWGAIIPAIPDLISLEIARTGMSYDTALNQLLETQKRWIKQLHGESRFSLSLRLITTGNPEENLIFGILGKTTGQNESETLFAARNFYNKIRDTFPTGYPLQPCREPEQLTELRLPFLPENSGEFRRPLTPMPTITSADIPDSIGVRIDPWIPNTGNFQELFRALISHPTPAAIAINLQPTSLNRNEALYLAEQARLYANIATITRSEGSQNRIISSNISYQEKLVEAELASQAWTRLQTSWQTGFEMTVSLISETDLPQSVISAFQSAIDGKIERENQPRGTGIIILTQSEAQKMAVLQNWADLTFNKWANNYELDRLPWLFSPEEVHSLFRLPIADRNGVWGLPSAAGATDARRPQKISETEPEISIGSLHLTKKQLTQHLLISGVPGSGKTNTSLYLLNTLWQQHGIPWMVLEPAKTEYRGLKTVPAFKNDLLIFTLGDERIAPFRFNPFEVPKGINLDSHQGALLDLFSVSMSMWGPLPNVVEQLIQEAYKRKGFTILGDNSQLTPPRFSDLASLISEIVPKLGYKKETTDDITAAISVRLNKFCRGALGRMLNTTESISFDELMQKPVVLEMSQITNSDDRAFIMGLILNRCYQYWMTRRHEATGELKHLMLIEEAHNLLANASEFTNQEQANPKGKAVKNFANMLAEVRGFGQGIAIAEQNPSGLVPDIMVNTNIKIAHRIVEAKNREALGRSMLLTPQQEKSLAALGTGQMLYYIGGQPEPSLTSSPNFKDHPNNKFNPRLQDEEIRQFFQQEFMAKQPTIYAPPAGCPADEESAFCIEQGADLVKALWEEPQYKSIKSSLILQLLAAPFGLSVMEILRPILGKILIERGANHLNAEQVENILKSAISFLALEAVQEKAKVHGWLGRQTQHAHRLLVNAIFNSTPENTGRWVNLCRIPNHLLDLGLPHPEYAKCEAPGVFRYENKIMLAGDRSFFKKAMNDKANTPDLALKKWVATAPVFPYLSEPLQRSLLTCLAIQLTENKPSQHLKAFLS
- a CDS encoding N,N-dimethylformamidase beta subunit family domain-containing protein, with product MIPSRRTFLKSFLFGLTTPFLSKIPAYTQPKPNNPIILENQKAGTKEWQLTNPAINHEIEGYANLTSVNIGKEIQLFVNTKDPNYTLEIFRMGWYNGDGGRLITQPINLTGIQQPPPLEDEGSALIECDWKNPYILTIPDDWVSGVYLAKLTGNKSNKQSYIMFVVRDNFRPSDILFQSSVTTFQAYNNWGEKSLYRWNSTVKQAYKVSFNRPYAASPNYKAAYGVGAGEFLTNLQPANKVSSAGWEYNMVRWLEKEGYDVTYCTNIDTHFNKRLLLKHKVFLSVGHDEYWSYDMRENIENARDQGINLGFFSANTCFWQIRLEPSRITGESNRTIVSYKEMAPNDPFWRVQDEFSEKRITTLWRKEPLNRPEDALIGVMYETFPVDADITLDDAPEWLLANTGLKKGDKLAGLLGYEVDRIYGNAPKNLIRVCHSPYPHKGGTRYSNTTLYTADSGAIVFATGTIQWSWGLDDFNAPQLRTSRLNLAAQQITHNVLDKMLNRS